A stretch of the SAR86 cluster bacterium genome encodes the following:
- a CDS encoding dicarboxylate/amino acid:cation symporter: MTLTSRIILSMLLAMAGGILLKLVNDAGLLGSIGQLILINFFTEGLLDVVGQIFIASLRLVIVPLVFFSLVCGVVSISSTSRIGTISIKTLSLYLLTTAIAITIALSFALLFQPGVGIDLALPTTFASTEAPSIKEVLINIFPTNPIAAMAEGNMLQIIVFSLLFGIALKSLGSAGEPLKNAFELINDVILSLVRMLIELAPYGIFALLFSLFAVQGFGMIGDLAKYFFLLVFVLIFHAFITYGSLLTLLARLNPIKFFMKVRSLAVFAFSTSSSSATMPITLDTVKNKIGVNSSIGSFTVPLGATINMDGTAIMQGIATVFISQAYNIELSMVDYLMVILTATLASIGTAGVPGVGLIMLAMVLEQVGLPVEGIALIIGVDRLLDMTRTAVNVTGDAMVSSVVAVSEDEFDIETFHSEK, translated from the coding sequence ATGACTCTTACTTCTAGAATTATTCTTTCCATGCTCTTGGCCATGGCTGGTGGTATCTTGCTTAAATTGGTAAATGATGCAGGTTTATTAGGGAGTATAGGCCAATTAATTTTGATAAATTTTTTTACCGAAGGTTTATTGGATGTTGTAGGACAAATTTTCATAGCCTCTTTAAGATTAGTAATTGTTCCCCTTGTGTTCTTCTCTCTCGTTTGTGGCGTTGTTTCAATTTCTTCTACATCGAGAATAGGTACTATAAGTATCAAAACTTTATCTCTATATTTATTAACAACTGCAATAGCCATAACGATAGCACTTTCCTTCGCTCTTTTATTTCAACCCGGTGTAGGAATTGATCTAGCCTTGCCAACAACTTTCGCTTCAACTGAGGCACCATCTATAAAAGAAGTTTTAATCAATATTTTTCCGACAAATCCCATTGCTGCCATGGCTGAAGGAAATATGCTTCAAATTATTGTTTTCTCGCTCTTATTTGGAATTGCCTTAAAGAGTCTTGGATCTGCAGGTGAACCATTGAAAAATGCTTTTGAGTTAATAAATGATGTCATCTTGAGTTTGGTAAGGATGCTCATAGAACTTGCTCCTTATGGAATCTTTGCGTTACTTTTTTCACTATTTGCTGTTCAAGGATTCGGTATGATTGGGGATTTAGCAAAGTACTTCTTTTTGCTTGTCTTTGTTTTAATCTTCCATGCATTCATTACTTACGGCAGCTTATTGACTCTTCTAGCACGATTAAATCCTATTAAGTTTTTCATGAAAGTAAGATCGCTTGCAGTTTTTGCTTTTAGTACCTCATCAAGCAGCGCAACAATGCCTATAACCTTAGATACAGTAAAAAATAAAATAGGAGTTAACTCTTCAATTGGATCTTTTACGGTCCCTCTTGGTGCAACAATTAATATGGATGGAACCGCTATCATGCAAGGCATAGCTACAGTCTTCATTTCTCAAGCTTACAACATAGAACTTTCTATGGTCGATTACTTGATGGTTATTCTTACTGCAACTCTGGCATCTATAGGCACTGCTGGCGTTCCCGGAGTTGGCTTAATTATGCTTGCAATGGTTCTTGAACAGGTTGGTTTACCAGTAGAGGGCATTGCTCTAATAATAGGGGTTGACAGGTTGTTAGATATGACGAGAACTGCTGTCAATGTTACTGGAGACGCAATGGTTTCTAGTGTAGTTGCAGTCTCTGAGGATGAATTTGATATAGAAACTTTTCATTCTGAAAAATAA
- a CDS encoding rubredoxin: MKKWECIVCGLIYDEEEGWPDDGIEPGTKWEDVPEDWICPDCGVGKEDFEMVEIG, translated from the coding sequence TTGAAAAAGTGGGAATGCATTGTTTGTGGTCTGATTTATGATGAAGAGGAAGGCTGGCCAGATGATGGCATTGAGCCTGGAACAAAATGGGAAGATGTACCCGAAGATTGGATATGTCCAGATTGCGGAGTAGGCAAAGAAGATTTTGAGATGGTTGAAATAGGTTAA
- the ubiA gene encoding 4-hydroxybenzoate octaprenyltransferase encodes MYKTKKILSFIKLMRADKPIGTALLLWPTLSAFFILTNGNPNLRLIFLFILGTFLMRSAGCVINDYFDRDFDGKVERTKNRPMISGEIRPGEALGLFTLLVLLSASLLIFMNLLTTYMAMVGLALATIYPLSKRFFSVPQIFLGLAFSWGIIMVSTAETNNISNISLLLFFSCFFWIIAYDTAYALCDKKDDLNLGINSSAITFGSIVVPLFFLFHLTSILILVYAAVLLNLHISFYPFALMSFLLAIYQTYLIKDQISSQCLKAFKNNNWLGLSIFLGSILGVSL; translated from the coding sequence ATGTACAAAACAAAGAAAATTTTAAGCTTTATTAAATTAATGAGAGCAGATAAACCAATTGGTACTGCACTCCTTTTATGGCCTACCCTCAGTGCTTTTTTCATTCTGACAAATGGTAATCCAAACTTACGCTTAATATTTTTATTTATCCTTGGGACATTTTTAATGAGATCAGCAGGCTGCGTAATAAATGATTATTTTGATAGAGATTTTGATGGAAAAGTAGAAAGAACAAAAAATAGACCTATGATTAGCGGAGAAATTAGACCCGGTGAAGCCTTGGGCCTTTTTACTTTGTTGGTATTACTTTCTGCCTCTCTACTAATTTTCATGAATCTATTAACCACTTATATGGCTATGGTTGGTCTAGCCCTAGCGACTATTTATCCTTTAAGTAAAAGATTCTTTTCTGTCCCTCAGATTTTTTTAGGACTCGCTTTTTCCTGGGGGATAATTATGGTGTCTACAGCTGAAACAAATAACATTAGTAATATTAGCCTCTTATTATTTTTTTCGTGTTTTTTTTGGATTATTGCTTATGACACTGCTTATGCACTTTGTGATAAGAAAGATGATTTAAATTTGGGTATAAATTCTTCAGCAATTACTTTTGGGAGTATCGTAGTTCCTCTCTTCTTTTTGTTTCATCTCACTTCTATTCTGATATTAGTTTATGCAGCGGTTCTTCTTAATTTACATATTAGTTTTTACCCTTTTGCATTAATGAGTTTCTTACTAGCAATTTACCAAACCTATCTGATAAAAGATCAAATAAGTAGTCAGTGTCTTAAAGCTTTCAAAAATAATAATTGGTTGGGGCTTTCTATCTTTCTGGGTTCCATTCTGGGTGTTTCGTTATGA
- a CDS encoding GNAT family N-acetyltransferase → MKIDFLDSIEKICKEDWDTVLSSQYPFLKYEFLKALEVTNCVSPEQGWTPFHLIASENERILAIMPLYIKTDSQGEFIFDWSWADAYYRNGLNYYPKLVSSIPFTPASGPRILITDKTRSREIIQEISEALKQITEESDFSSVHILLANKEEIEDLSQEGFSLRTSYSFHWFNNHYLNFENFLQDMTSRQRKNIKKERKKINDQGVTVSRIRGSEITPEMLETFYQFYQVTYLKRGMRGYLNFEFFKKIVESIPETIMLVLAKNNSGEYVAGALNFFDDEKLYGRYWGCLQEYDSLHFETCYYQGIEFCIEEKLNSFDPGVQGEHKIKRGFCPIETFSLHWVKDLRFKEAIDDFLDREREHILEYNQARRALLPFKKEVAIDLYDKI, encoded by the coding sequence ATGAAGATAGATTTCCTAGATTCAATAGAAAAAATTTGTAAAGAAGACTGGGATACTGTTTTAAGCAGTCAATATCCTTTCTTAAAATATGAATTCTTAAAAGCCCTAGAAGTAACAAATTGTGTGTCTCCAGAGCAAGGATGGACTCCATTTCATTTGATAGCTTCAGAAAATGAAAGAATTTTAGCTATTATGCCTCTTTATATAAAAACAGATTCGCAAGGAGAATTTATTTTTGATTGGTCATGGGCTGATGCCTATTACAGAAATGGACTCAACTACTATCCAAAGCTAGTAAGCTCAATACCTTTTACTCCTGCAAGTGGTCCTAGAATACTTATTACCGATAAAACAAGAAGTAGAGAAATTATCCAAGAAATATCCGAGGCTCTTAAGCAAATAACTGAAGAGAGTGATTTCTCAAGTGTACATATTCTTTTGGCTAATAAAGAAGAAATTGAAGATTTATCGCAAGAAGGTTTTAGCTTAAGAACAAGTTACTCTTTTCATTGGTTTAATAATCACTATCTTAATTTTGAAAATTTTCTACAAGATATGACTTCACGACAAAGAAAAAATATTAAGAAAGAAAGAAAAAAGATTAATGACCAAGGCGTTACGGTATCTAGAATACGTGGCAGTGAAATCACTCCAGAAATGCTTGAGACTTTTTATCAGTTCTATCAAGTCACCTACTTAAAAAGAGGTATGCGCGGATATTTAAATTTTGAATTTTTTAAAAAAATTGTAGAGTCCATTCCCGAGACTATTATGTTGGTGCTTGCCAAAAATAATTCAGGAGAATATGTGGCGGGTGCTTTAAACTTTTTTGATGATGAAAAGCTTTATGGCCGTTACTGGGGATGTCTACAAGAATATGATTCTCTTCATTTTGAAACATGCTATTACCAAGGTATTGAGTTCTGCATTGAAGAAAAACTTAATTCTTTTGATCCAGGTGTTCAAGGTGAACACAAGATTAAAAGAGGCTTCTGCCCTATTGAGACCTTCTCTCTTCATTGGGTAAAGGATTTAAGATTTAAAGAAGCCATCGATGATTTTTTAGATAGAGAAAGAGAACATATTCTAGAATACAACCAAGCTCGAAGAGCTCTATTGCCCTTCAAGAAAGAAGTAGCTATCGACTTATATGACAAAATTTAA
- a CDS encoding DNA-3-methyladenine glycosylase 2 family protein: MTKFKLLNEETLKEGFDFLAKKEPGFKKVLEEKNYEINPFSKRDGFEGLVSLIVEQQLSVASAQAIFGRMKTLIKPFTPEKFLSVNPKKFKEAGLSKQKIDYCSGIAKQIVDNDLDLKALKNKEDSQVIKELIKIRGIGEWTAQCYLMACLKRLDAWPYSDLGLIVAAQRMKGLKDRPDYLTMEKISEPWSPFRSIAALILWSTYDKE; the protein is encoded by the coding sequence ATGACAAAATTTAAATTGCTCAATGAAGAAACCTTAAAAGAAGGTTTTGATTTCCTTGCAAAAAAAGAGCCAGGTTTTAAGAAAGTACTCGAAGAAAAAAATTATGAGATAAACCCCTTCAGTAAGAGAGATGGTTTTGAAGGGCTGGTAAGTTTGATTGTAGAACAGCAGCTCTCAGTCGCTTCCGCACAAGCTATCTTTGGAAGAATGAAAACTTTAATAAAACCCTTTACGCCAGAGAAGTTTCTATCTGTAAATCCAAAAAAATTTAAAGAGGCAGGATTGAGCAAACAAAAGATAGATTATTGTTCCGGTATAGCTAAACAAATTGTAGATAATGATTTAGATCTAAAGGCTCTCAAAAACAAAGAAGATTCACAGGTAATCAAGGAACTAATTAAAATTAGAGGAATTGGAGAATGGACTGCCCAATGCTATTTAATGGCATGCTTAAAAAGGCTTGATGCTTGGCCATATTCTGATTTGGGACTAATTGTTGCAGCCCAAAGAATGAAGGGTCTCAAAGATAGACCTGACTATTTGACAATGGAAAAAATCTCTGAACCTTGGTCTCCCTTCAGAAGTATAGCTGCGTTAATATTATGGTCTACTTATGACAAAGAATAA
- a CDS encoding DUF1249 domain-containing protein → MTKNKINKYKHSKRVLNQLLRLYERNYLKLVHFFPIADHEKSMVYSMPEGLFNNEIKISCRKLSSHTSVIEIYKSKSLSLLQNMEIEIYVYHDAKMAEVRKFNGKRQFWLRNKYPNKHMLSKDEKFQWNFFLEEFLTHTKTHGLSILKNAL, encoded by the coding sequence ATGACAAAGAATAAGATTAATAAATATAAACATAGCAAGAGAGTTTTGAATCAACTTCTACGTTTATATGAGAGGAATTATTTAAAACTTGTTCACTTCTTCCCTATAGCAGACCATGAGAAAAGTATGGTCTATTCGATGCCTGAAGGTCTATTTAACAATGAAATAAAAATTTCCTGTAGAAAGTTATCTAGTCATACTTCAGTGATAGAGATCTATAAATCTAAGTCTCTATCTTTACTACAAAATATGGAAATTGAAATATATGTCTACCATGATGCAAAAATGGCTGAGGTTAGAAAATTCAATGGTAAGAGGCAGTTCTGGCTAAGAAATAAATATCCTAATAAGCATATGCTCAGTAAAGATGAAAAATTCCAATGGAATTTCTTCTTGGAAGAGTTCTTAACTCATACAAAAACACATGGATTAAGCATTCTAAAGAACGCACTATAA
- a CDS encoding glutamine synthetase beta-grasp domain-containing protein yields the protein MEKLMTKYEYIWLDGYEPEANLRSKVKVTDGEPPAWSFDGSSTLQAEGGSSDCILLPVQQYENPTNEGSLVLCEVETGEHETHPSNFRAAAASVVTDEWWFGFEQEYFLTNPDGTILGWEDGTPARPQGEYYCAVGAANVKGREISDAHLDACLDAGIELTGTNAEVALGQWEYQCFGKGIKAADDLWMSRYILFKVAEEFGVSVNIHPKPKTGDWNGSGMHTNFSNEEMRTSGSEKLFSSMCDKLGEVHKEGIALYGSDNDMRLTGLHETQSIDQFSYGVSDRGASIRIPIYTVEHDWNGYLEDRRPASNADPYKIVAHIVGTLTS from the coding sequence ATGGAGAAATTAATGACAAAATATGAATATATATGGCTCGACGGTTATGAGCCTGAAGCTAACTTGAGAAGTAAAGTTAAAGTAACAGACGGAGAGCCACCTGCATGGTCTTTTGATGGTTCCTCCACTTTACAAGCAGAAGGAGGGAGCTCTGACTGTATACTTTTACCAGTTCAACAATACGAGAATCCAACAAATGAGGGTTCCTTGGTTTTGTGTGAAGTTGAAACTGGGGAGCATGAAACTCACCCTTCAAACTTTAGAGCAGCAGCAGCTTCTGTTGTGACGGATGAATGGTGGTTTGGGTTTGAACAAGAATATTTCTTAACTAATCCTGATGGAACAATACTCGGTTGGGAAGATGGAACTCCTGCTAGGCCACAAGGAGAATACTACTGTGCAGTTGGAGCGGCCAACGTCAAAGGGAGAGAAATAAGTGATGCACATTTAGATGCTTGCCTAGATGCTGGTATTGAGCTAACCGGCACAAATGCCGAAGTTGCTTTAGGCCAATGGGAATATCAATGCTTTGGAAAAGGAATTAAAGCTGCTGATGATCTTTGGATGAGCAGATATATACTCTTTAAAGTTGCTGAGGAATTCGGCGTATCAGTAAACATCCATCCTAAGCCAAAAACAGGTGATTGGAATGGATCAGGAATGCATACTAACTTTTCCAATGAAGAGATGAGAACTTCTGGTAGTGAAAAACTATTTAGTTCTATGTGTGATAAGTTAGGAGAAGTGCACAAAGAAGGAATAGCTCTATATGGATCCGACAATGATATGCGTCTAACAGGATTACACGAAACTCAAAGCATAGATCAGTTCTCTTACGGAGTTAGTGACAGAGGAGCGAGTATCAGGATTCCTATCTACACTGTTGAACATGATTGGAATGGATACTTAGAAGACAGAAGACCTGCCTCTAATGCAGATCCTTACAAAATTGTTGCGCATATAGTCGGAACATTAACTTCTTAA